Within the Marinobacter qingdaonensis genome, the region AGTAGGCGGCGATCGCCAGTTTGGCGTTGGGCAGCGACACTTCCTTGACCGTGGCCCCGAGCTTTTCGTACTCCCGTACGGCGGCGCGCACCTGCTCTTCCATGGCTGGGCTGAGCTGGTCGGAGAAATACTCCTTGGGCAGGCCAATGCGCAAGCCCTTGAGCGGCTCGTTCAGGGTGGCGGTGTAATCCGGCACCTCCCGATCCAGCGAGGTGGAGTCCTTCGGGTCGAAACCGGCCATCACGTTGAGCATCAGGGCATTGTCTTCGGCGGTGCGCGCCATGGTGCCGCCCTGGTCCAGGCTGGAGGCAAAGGCGATCATGCCGTACCGGGACACCCGGCCGTAGGTCGGCTTCAGGCCGGTGACGCCGCACAGGGCCGCCGGCTGGCGGATGGAACCGCCGGTGTCGGTGGCGGTGGCAGCTGGCACCAGGCGGGCAGCAACCGCCGCGGCCGAGCCACCGGAGGAGCCGCCGGGCACCCGCTTTTCACCCTTGGCCAGGCCCCAGGGGTTGGTGACCGGGCCGAAGTGGCTGGACTCGTTGGACGAGCCCATGGCGAATTCGTCCATGTTGGTCTTGCCCAGGCTGACGGCGCCGGCGCGACGGAAGTTCTCGGTTACGGTGGCGTCGTAGGGCGGTACGAAGTCCGCCAGCATCTTGGAGCCGCAGGTGGTGCGAACGCCATTGGTGCAAAAGATGTCTTTGTGGGCGAAGGGGATGCCGGTCCAGGCGGTGGCGTTGCCGGCAGCCCGCTGCTCGTCAGCGGCCTTGGCGTCGGCCAGGGCCTGGTCCTCGGTGATCGTAATGAAGCTGTTGTACTTGCCATCTTCCTGGCGGATGCGCTCGAGGAACTGCTGGGTCAGTTCCACGCTTGAAATCTTGCCGCTTTCCAGCTCCCGGGAAAGCTCTGCTACGGATTTGTTGTGCATGATGGTTCCTGAATTCGCTGGTCGTCAGATCACTCAATGACTCGGGGCACGAGGTAGAGGCCGTTCTCGGTGGCCGGAGCGATCGCCTGGAAGGCGGCGCGCTGGTCGGTCTCGGTCACCTGGTCCGGGCGCAGGCGCTGAACGGCGTCGAGGGGGTGTGCCATCGGCTCGATGGCGTCGGTGTCGGCGGCACTGAGCTGATCCACCAGATCCAGGATGTTGCCCAGATCGGTCTCGAGGGCTGAGACCTGTTCGTCGTCGACCCGGATGCGGGCGAGTACGGCGACTTTTTCAATGTCCTCTCGGGAAATGGTCACGCATTGCCTCCCAAATAGATGAAATTTCGGTAATTAGGTTCGCTGGAAAGCGCTCTGGGGACGGCCGGTTGCCGTAGCCAAAAAAGAAAGTGCGTATGGTAACAGATTCCGGGGGCGGCGGGAGGCCCGAACGTGCGGCGTAAATGTGTGAACCGTAAGGCTTAGGCCCCGTTGGCGCCTTGCCTGCACGGGTGCTCACTGCTAAAGTTGCCGCATCTTTTCTGCGACTGCAACTCTCAGGTTGAAACTACACGAATGTTGATCAAAAAACTCCGAGGCCTATTCTCCAGCGATCTGTCCATCGACCTGGGCACCGCCAACACCCTTATCTACGTGCGTGAGCGCGGTATCGTGCTGAATGAGCCGTCGGTGGTTGCGATCCGCACCAACAACTCTCAGAAGATGGTGGCTGCGGTTGGTTCCGAGGCCAAGCGCATGCTCGGCCGTACCCCGGGCAACATCACCGCCATCCGGCCGATGAAGGACGGCGTGATCGCGGACTTCGTGGTGACCGAGAAGATGTTGCAGCACTTCATCCACAAAGTGCACGAAAACAGCTTCATTACCCCGAGCCCGCGCGTGCTGGTGTGTGTGCCCAGCAAATCGACCCAGGTCGAGCGCAAGGCCATCCGGGAATCGGCCCTGGGCGCTGGCGCCCGGGAAGTCTTCCTGATTGAAGAGCCGATGGCGGCGGCCATTGGTGCCGGCCTGCCGGTGGAAGAGGCCAGCGGTTCGATGATCGTGGACATCGGCGGCGGCACCACCGAGATTGCCATCATCTCCCTGAACGGCATCGTGTACGCCGAGTCCGTGCGGGTTGGCGGCGACAAGTTCGACGAGGCTATCGTCACTTACGTACGTCGCAACTACGGCAGCCTGATCGGCGATTCCACCGCCGAGCGCATCAAGCACGAAATTGGCTGTGCCTACGAAGGCCTGGAAATCCGGGAAATCGACGTTCGTGGCCGCAACCTGGCCGAGGGCGTGCCCCGCGCCTTCACCCTGAACAGCGAGGAAATCCTCGACGCCCTGCAGGAATCCCTGGCCCAGATCGTCCAGACCGTGAAGAGCGCCCTGGAACAATCCCCGCCCGAGCTGGCATCGGACATCGCCGAGCGTGGCATCGTACTGACCGGTGGCGGCGCCCTGCTGCGTGGCCTGGACAAGCTCATCAGTGAGGAAACCGGCCTGCCGGTGATTATTGCCGAGGATCCACTCACCTGTGTTGCCCGCGGCGGCGGCAAGGCTTTGGAAGTGATCGATCGCGGTGGCATTGGAATGTTCTCCCAGGAGGGATAAGCCTTTAGGGAGGGATCGCCATCAAGACCATCTTTGTCCAGGGGCCGGTACCAGGCTTCAGACTGTTCCTCATCGTTCTCGTATCGGCAGCCCTGGTGGTTGCCGATGCGCGTTTCGACAAGCTCTCCTCCGTTCGCAGTACCCTGGCCACCGGCCTGGCTCCCGTCTATTGGCTCGGTAACGCCCCCTACGAATTCAGCGACTGGGTCGCCGGCCTGTTCGTCAATAAAGAAGACCTTCAGCAGGAAAACGAAGATCTGCGGGCCCGCCTCATGATCCTCGAACGGCGCGCGCTCAAATACGCCGCCCTGGCCTCCGAAAACAACGAACTGCGCCGCCTGTTGAATTCCTCGGAAGTGCTGGATGACCGGGTCATCGTCGGCGAGGTGGTGGGCGTGTCGCCGGATCCGTTTTCCCACGAAGTGGTGATCAACAAGGGCCGCAGTGACGGCGTCCGTCCCGGGCAGGCGGTGCTGGATGCCCAGGGCCTGATGGGTCAGGTGGTGCAGACCAGTCAGATCACCTCCCGGGTGTTGCTGGTTTCCGACAGCAGTCACGCGGTGCCGGTCGAGGTGGTGCGCAATGGCCTGAGAGCGATTCTGCTGGGTACCGGCGACACCAATACCCTGGACCTGGTGCACGTGCCCGATACCGCCGATATTCGCGAGGGCGACCTGCTGGTCAGCTCCGGTCTTGGCGGCCGGTTCCCCCGAGGCTACCCGGTCGCGGAGGTCAGCCTGCTGAACAAGGAGCCCGGTGAGCCCTTTGTGGCGATCGAAGCGACGCCCAAGGCAGAGCTGAACCAGAGTCGCCTGGTGCTGGTGGTGTTCCCGCCGGCCGCGAGCCAGGACGAGGCCACCGCCGGCGAACGAGATGAAACCCTGGCCGACGGGGAGGGGGCAGGCTGATGTTGTCCGTAATCAGTTATCCGGTGTTCCTGTCGTCGGTCGTGGCGGCGCTGGTACTGAGTATTTCCCTGTTTCCGGTGGGCTG harbors:
- the gatA gene encoding Asp-tRNA(Asn)/Glu-tRNA(Gln) amidotransferase subunit GatA, whose protein sequence is MHNKSVAELSRELESGKISSVELTQQFLERIRQEDGKYNSFITITEDQALADAKAADEQRAAGNATAWTGIPFAHKDIFCTNGVRTTCGSKMLADFVPPYDATVTENFRRAGAVSLGKTNMDEFAMGSSNESSHFGPVTNPWGLAKGEKRVPGGSSGGSAAAVAARLVPAATATDTGGSIRQPAALCGVTGLKPTYGRVSRYGMIAFASSLDQGGTMARTAEDNALMLNVMAGFDPKDSTSLDREVPDYTATLNEPLKGLRIGLPKEYFSDQLSPAMEEQVRAAVREYEKLGATVKEVSLPNAKLAIAAYYVIAPAEASANLSRFDGVRYGYRCDDPKDLMDLYTRTRAEGFGTEVKRRILVGTYALSAGYFDAYYLKAQKVRRLIRQDFINAFSEVDVLMSPTTPSPAFIQGEKTNDPVTMYLEDVFTIAINLAGLPAMSVPAGFVDGLPVGLQIIGDYFSEARLLNAAHQFQQVTDWHLREPQ
- a CDS encoding rod shape-determining protein; the encoded protein is MIKKLRGLFSSDLSIDLGTANTLIYVRERGIVLNEPSVVAIRTNNSQKMVAAVGSEAKRMLGRTPGNITAIRPMKDGVIADFVVTEKMLQHFIHKVHENSFITPSPRVLVCVPSKSTQVERKAIRESALGAGAREVFLIEEPMAAAIGAGLPVEEASGSMIVDIGGGTTEIAIISLNGIVYAESVRVGGDKFDEAIVTYVRRNYGSLIGDSTAERIKHEIGCAYEGLEIREIDVRGRNLAEGVPRAFTLNSEEILDALQESLAQIVQTVKSALEQSPPELASDIAERGIVLTGGGALLRGLDKLISEETGLPVIIAEDPLTCVARGGGKALEVIDRGGIGMFSQEG
- the gatC gene encoding Asp-tRNA(Asn)/Glu-tRNA(Gln) amidotransferase subunit GatC; amino-acid sequence: MTISREDIEKVAVLARIRVDDEQVSALETDLGNILDLVDQLSAADTDAIEPMAHPLDAVQRLRPDQVTETDQRAAFQAIAPATENGLYLVPRVIE
- the mreC gene encoding rod shape-determining protein MreC — translated: MVVADARFDKLSSVRSTLATGLAPVYWLGNAPYEFSDWVAGLFVNKEDLQQENEDLRARLMILERRALKYAALASENNELRRLLNSSEVLDDRVIVGEVVGVSPDPFSHEVVINKGRSDGVRPGQAVLDAQGLMGQVVQTSQITSRVLLVSDSSHAVPVEVVRNGLRAILLGTGDTNTLDLVHVPDTADIREGDLLVSSGLGGRFPRGYPVAEVSLLNKEPGEPFVAIEATPKAELNQSRLVLVVFPPAASQDEATAGERDETLADGEGAG